A stretch of the bacterium SCSIO 12827 genome encodes the following:
- a CDS encoding pyridoxamine 5'-phosphate oxidase family protein, with translation MPTFPDLRVTERSKVKRVPKRAAYDRATVDAILDAGLMCHVGYVIDDAPYVTATCYWRHGDRVYWHGSAASRMLRTVTSGVPVCFTVSHLDGLVMARSGFHHSVNYRGVTLFGEAVKIEDPAEKLATLKDFTDRLSPGRWEELRETTDQELKGTTICALTIDEGSAKVRAGGPVDDEPDYDLNVWAGVVPITTVVGEPVADDRLKPGIPEPDYLRRISIGAPPRG, from the coding sequence GACCTGCGGGTCACCGAGCGCTCAAAGGTCAAACGGGTGCCCAAGCGCGCCGCCTATGATCGCGCCACGGTGGACGCGATCCTGGACGCGGGCCTGATGTGCCATGTCGGATATGTGATTGATGACGCCCCTTACGTGACGGCGACCTGCTACTGGCGGCACGGCGACCGTGTGTACTGGCACGGATCGGCGGCCAGCCGCATGCTCCGCACGGTGACCAGCGGCGTGCCGGTCTGCTTCACGGTGTCGCACCTGGACGGCTTGGTCATGGCACGGTCGGGCTTCCACCATTCCGTCAATTACCGGGGGGTGACCCTATTCGGCGAGGCGGTCAAGATCGAGGACCCGGCGGAGAAGCTGGCGACCTTGAAGGATTTCACGGACCGCCTGTCCCCCGGCCGCTGGGAGGAACTGCGCGAGACCACGGATCAGGAGCTGAAGGGCACCACCATCTGCGCGCTGACCATCGACGAAGGCTCGGCCAAGGTGCGCGCGGGCGGGCCCGTCGATGATGAACCCGATTACGATCTCAACGTCTGGGCCGGGGTCGTGCCGATCACCACGGTGGTCGGCGAACCCGTGGCCGATGATCGCCTGAAACCGGGCATTCCTGAGCCCGACTACCTGCGCCGCATTTCCATCGGCGCGCCGCCCCGGGGATAG